Genomic segment of Ruegeria sp. TM1040:
GAAGGGTGTCAACACCCTCGCAGACGCCGTTAAAGTGACCCTCGGCCCCAAAGGCCGCAACGTGGTTCTCGAAAAATCCTTCGGCGCACCGCGCATCACCAAAGACGGTGTGTCTGTTGCCAAGGAAATCGAACTGGAAGACAAGTTCGAGAACATGGGCGCACAGATGGTGAAGGAAGTTGCTTCCCGCACCAACGACGAAGCCGGTGACGGCACCACCACCGCGACCGTTCTGGCTCAGTCCATCGTTCGCGAAGGTCTGAAGCAGGTTGCAGCGGGCCTGAACCCGATGGACCTCAAGCGTGGCATCGATCTGGCAACCGACAAAGTTGTCGAAGCGATCAAAGCCATGGCGCGCGAAGTCAAAGACTCCGACGAAGTTGCTCAGGTCGGCACCATCTCCGCGAACGGCGAAGCTGAAATCGGCCGCCAGATCGCGGACGCGATGCAGAAAGTCGGCAACGACGGCGTCATCACCGTTGAAGAAAACAAAGGTCTGGAAACCGAGACCGATGTTGTCGAAGGCATGCAGTTCGACCGCGGCTACCTGTCGCCCTACTTCGTGACCAACGCCGACAAGATGACCGCAGAGCTCGAAGACTGCCTCATCCTGTTGCACGAGAAGAAACTCTCCTCCCTGCAGCCGATGGTTCCGCTCCTTGAGCAGGTGATCCAATCCCAAAAGCCGCTCCTCATCATCGCTGAGGACGTCGAAGGCGAAGCGCTGGCAACTCTGGTTGTGAACAAACTGCGTGGCGGCCTGAAAATCGCAGCCGTGAAGGCACCTGGCTTCGGCGATCGCCGCAAGGCCATGCTGCAGGACATCGCGATCCTGACCGGCGGTCAAGTGATCTCCGAAGACCTCGGCATGAAGCTCGAGTCCGTGACCATGGACATGCTTGGCACCGCCAAGAAAATCCAGATCACCAAAGACGAGACCACCATCGTTGACGGTGCGGGCGAGAAAGCAGAGATCGAAGCACGTGTTGCTCAGATCCGCGCTCAGATCGAAGAAACCACTTCCGACTACGACCGTGAGAAGCTGCAAGAGCGCGTTGCCAAACTGGCAGGCGGTGTTGCCGTGATCCGCGTCGGCGGCATGACCGAAGTCGAAGTGAAAGAGCGCAAAGACCGTGTGGACGATGCTCTGAACGCAACCCGCGCAGCTGTGCAGGAAGGCGTGATCGTCGGTGGTGGTGTTGCTCTGGTTCAGGCTGGCAAGTCCCTCGAAGGTCTCACCGGTGTCAACGCAGACCAGAACGCAGGCATCGCAATCGTGCGCCGCGCGCTCGAAGCACCGCTGCGTCAGATCGCTGAGAACGCAGGCGTCGACGGCGCCGTGGTTGCAGGCAAGATCCGTGAGTCCGAAGACAAGAACTTCGGCTTCAACGCTCAGACCGAAGAATATGGCGACATGTTCTCCTTTGGTGTGATCGATCCGGCCAAAGTGACCCGCACCGCGCTGGAAGACGCAGCCTCCATCGCCGGTCTGCTGATCACAACCGAAGCCATGGTTGCAGACAAGCCCGCCAAAGAAGGCGCGGCACCTGCAGGTGGCATGCCCGACATGGGCGGCATGGGCGGCATGATGTAAGTCACGCCATCCAGTCTTGGATGATGACCCTTCGGGGTCGAAAGGGTCGCCTTCGGGCGGCCCTTTTTTGCTGCCTGACCTCTGTTCGGTGTTTTTTGGGGGGCGGAGTGCAGCATCCCCCCAAAAAAAGAGGGGGCGCGGTCGTGTTTCAAATGTCACAGCGCATTGTGTCAGGACAATTTCGCGCTTCTGGAAATTTGTAACCCTGTGTTACGACACGCTCCGTGTTCAACCCCAAACTGACGGAGGCACTATGATGAATATTGTAATCAAGCTGCGCTCCGGCGTTGTATGGACCGATCAAGGCCGCGGAAGCCGTGCTTATGGCAGCCCGCAAACGGGCCATATGGCAGGCACCTGCTGGTCGTGACCTGATCCATCTGGCTCTGGTTTGAGCTGAACACTCTTTCACCCTTTGACTGATCTCTGACCCCTTGTCGCAGTTTCGGCTGCGGTTGGTCATGTGTCTTACATGGCCCGCACATGTGCTGGCCAAGGGGACTCGTTTTTTTTCCGCGGGTCAGGAGACGTCATTTCAACAGATAACATATCAAAGGAGCCCCGATTGTGGGGAATACCAAAATGTTAGATCATCCTGCCCTGCCACATATGGCACCCAAACCAATGCTCGCGCGTCTCGTCGTGGAGGACCACTTTCGGGGGCTGAGCTTGATGCGGCGGCTGGCGCTTGCCGTCAGACTAGTCCTGATCGCACGGCCCGCGCGCGCGGGCGTCATCGACATGCCGCTAAGCGCGCATTTGCGTGCTGATGTTGGCCTGCCCGCGAGAACGGATCGCGTCGAGCCGCCTGAGTGGTATCCGCCACCGCTCTATTGACCGCATCTTGCCCCGGAGCCGACAAACGCCTCCGCTCCGGGGCAAGATCTCATAATTGGGGCCCAAACCACAGGATTGTGTCCCGCCATTGCTTGACAAGCAGCGCGATGGTGGGCTGGGTGCGCCCGGGCATTGGAGCCACGAGACATCGTAGGGACGGACCTTGGATATGCGGCTGATCGCCCTGACCACTCTTGTGATGATCGCCTTTGCGGCGAACTCAATTCTCGGGCGCTGGGCCATTGGGCCGGGTCACATGGATGCGACTGGATTTGGCCTGCTGCGGCTGGCATCGGGGGCAGCGATGCTCTGGGCCTTGTGCGCCTTACAGGGGCGGCGCCCGCGTGAAGCCTGGCGCCGGTCGCTGGCAGGGGGCGCCTCGCTCACCCTCTATATGGTAGGATTTTCAATGGCCTACGTTGCGCTGGATGCTGGTTTGGGGGCGCTGATCCTGTTTGGGGTCGTGCAGATCTCGATGTTCGGATGGAGTCTGCTGTCCCGTCAGCCGGTGTCGATGCTGCAGATTGCAGGGGCGTCCATCGCTCTTGCGGGGCTTGCATATGTGGTGTGGCCCAGCGCAGAGATCGAGGCGCCACTCTGGGCCGTGCTGTTGATGGGGGCAGGGGGGCTCGGTTGGGGGATCTACAGCCTGGTTGGCCGTGCGGCGCAGGTGCCGCTGGCGGCCAGTGCAGTGAACTTCTTGTTGGCCACGGGCCTGATCCTGCCCTTTGTCTGGCTCGCGGGGGGCGGCACGGTGATCTCGGTGTTTGGCTGCGTTCTGGCCGTCGTGTCGGGCGCTGTCACCTCGGGACTGGGCTATGCGCTCTGGTATCGCGTCCTGCCGCAGCTGTCCGCCCCGGTTGCGGCCACAGTTCAATTGAGCGTTCCGGTTATTGCGATACTTTTCGGGGCGCTGATCCTTGGTGAACCTGTCGGAGCGCGTTTGATGCTTGGTACATTCGTTGTGCTTGGAGGGATCGGCTTGGTGATCCTTTGCCCCCGCCCGCAACCGAGGCCTCGCAAAGACGCGCAGGGGCTTTCGGGATCCCCGCCGAACGCCTAAGTACAACCTATGATCCGCTACATTCTTGCCGCAGCCCTGTTGTCCTTCGCCTTTGAGGCGGGTGCGCAGGAGGGAGCCTCCAGCCCCGCGTCGCCTGAGGCACCGGTGACGCAACCGACAAAGGGCTGCGTTATCCTGCTGCATGGCTTGGCCCGCACCGAGACCTCCTTTCTGCTGATGGAGGAAGCACTGGTCGCGCGGGATTACGAAGTTGTGCGCCCGGGGTATCCGTCGACCGAACATACGGTGGAGCGTCTGGCGGATGCGGTGCTGCCGCGCGCCTTTGATGCCTGCACCCAGACACCGGTGCATCTGGTGACCCATTCCATGGGCGGCATTCTGGTGCGCTATTGGCTCTCGCACACCCGCCCCGTGACGCTTGGTCGGGTGGTAATGCTGGCGCCGCCAAACCAGGGCAGCGAGCTTGTAGATGAGATGGGCGATTGGGCCGTCTTTGACCTGCTGCATGGGCCTGCGGGGCAGGAACTTGGGACCGGGCCGAACAGCCTCCCCAAACGCCTTCCAGCGGTTGACTATCCGGTTGGAATTGTCGCGGGCAGCCAGTCTCTGAACCCTGTCTTCTCGGCGCTTCTGCCCGGACCGGATGATGGCAAGGTCTCTGTCGCGAGCACCGCTGTCGAGGGGATGAAAACCCAGATCATCCTTCCAGTCACCCATACCTATCTGATGAACAACCCACGCGTCATCGCGCAAGTTGTGCAGTTTCTTGAGACCGAACGTTTTGAGCCTTCGCTTG
This window contains:
- a CDS encoding esterase/lipase family protein, which produces MIRYILAAALLSFAFEAGAQEGASSPASPEAPVTQPTKGCVILLHGLARTETSFLLMEEALVARDYEVVRPGYPSTEHTVERLADAVLPRAFDACTQTPVHLVTHSMGGILVRYWLSHTRPVTLGRVVMLAPPNQGSELVDEMGDWAVFDLLHGPAGQELGTGPNSLPKRLPAVDYPVGIVAGSQSLNPVFSALLPGPDDGKVSVASTAVEGMKTQIILPVTHTYLMNNPRVIAQVVQFLETERFEPSLGWLDGVLGRDWDGGLNGVD
- the groL gene encoding chaperonin GroEL (60 kDa chaperone family; promotes refolding of misfolded polypeptides especially under stressful conditions; forms two stacked rings of heptamers to form a barrel-shaped 14mer; ends can be capped by GroES; misfolded proteins enter the barrel where they are refolded when GroES binds), with product MAAKDVKFDTDARNRMLKGVNTLADAVKVTLGPKGRNVVLEKSFGAPRITKDGVSVAKEIELEDKFENMGAQMVKEVASRTNDEAGDGTTTATVLAQSIVREGLKQVAAGLNPMDLKRGIDLATDKVVEAIKAMAREVKDSDEVAQVGTISANGEAEIGRQIADAMQKVGNDGVITVEENKGLETETDVVEGMQFDRGYLSPYFVTNADKMTAELEDCLILLHEKKLSSLQPMVPLLEQVIQSQKPLLIIAEDVEGEALATLVVNKLRGGLKIAAVKAPGFGDRRKAMLQDIAILTGGQVISEDLGMKLESVTMDMLGTAKKIQITKDETTIVDGAGEKAEIEARVAQIRAQIEETTSDYDREKLQERVAKLAGGVAVIRVGGMTEVEVKERKDRVDDALNATRAAVQEGVIVGGGVALVQAGKSLEGLTGVNADQNAGIAIVRRALEAPLRQIAENAGVDGAVVAGKIRESEDKNFGFNAQTEEYGDMFSFGVIDPAKVTRTALEDAASIAGLLITTEAMVADKPAKEGAAPAGGMPDMGGMGGMM
- a CDS encoding DMT family transporter — encoded protein: MRLIALTTLVMIAFAANSILGRWAIGPGHMDATGFGLLRLASGAAMLWALCALQGRRPREAWRRSLAGGASLTLYMVGFSMAYVALDAGLGALILFGVVQISMFGWSLLSRQPVSMLQIAGASIALAGLAYVVWPSAEIEAPLWAVLLMGAGGLGWGIYSLVGRAAQVPLAASAVNFLLATGLILPFVWLAGGGTVISVFGCVLAVVSGAVTSGLGYALWYRVLPQLSAPVAATVQLSVPVIAILFGALILGEPVGARLMLGTFVVLGGIGLVILCPRPQPRPRKDAQGLSGSPPNA